The Pyxidicoccus xibeiensis genome includes the window GTGGCGGAGAGCCCCGCGGAGCTGGAGGCTGCCGCGCGGATACTCCACGAAGGCTACGTGCACCGCGGGTTGATCTCCCCACGCCCCGAGTGCGTGCACGTGACGCCGCACCTGCTGCTCCCCTCGACGGTGGTCCTCGTGGCCAAGGTCGCCGGCGAGGTGGTGGGGACGGTGTCGCTGCATGTGGACTCCCCGCTGGGCCTCCCCTCGGACAAGACCTTCGCGGACGTGCTGGGGGAGCTGCGGGCCCAGGGGCGGCGGCTGGCGGAGGTGGGGGCGCTGTGCATTGCCCGCCGCCACCGGAACGCGGGCGTGGTGCACCTGCTCAACAAGATGGTGTACCGGACCGCGGCCCTGCTGGGCGTGGACGACATGGTGATGACCGTTCACCCGGACGTGGAGGTGCTGTATCGCAGCTTCCTCCCGGTCGAGCGCGTGGGGGAGCGGCGCAGGTACCAGGGGCTGTCGGAGAAGGCCCTGGCCATCTGCCTGCGGTTGCGCGTCAAGGACGCCCCGCGCGAGTTCCTGCAACGCTTTGGCTCCCGCCCCTCCAACGCCAATCCCTATCAGTTCTATTGCGTCCGGGAGGAACCAGGCTTCCATTTCCCCGCGGAGCCGGACTTCCTGGAGCGATTCCAGGGCCCCCGGGCACGTGCGGTGGCGCACCTGGCCCGGCTGCGCCCGGATGTCATTGCCGCCCTCAGTCCGGAGGAGCGGGCACACCTGAGCTCGGTGCTGCCCTTCGCGCTCCCGCACCCGGTGGCCCCCTCCAGGCCGTCCCGTTCCGTGCCTGCCCTGGCCTACTCCTGACGTCGGCTCCCTCCGAAATCCATCCATGAGACACATCATGTTTCGTTCGTTCCTCGCCCTCCTGGTGGCGGTCGTGACTGGCTTGGGTGTCCCGGCCCATGCCGAGGACGAGGCCCTGGTCCTGATGCGGAAGAGTGACGCCCAGCACCGCCTGCCGCAGGAGCGGGTGCGCTCCCGTCTGATGCTGCAGGATCAGGGCGGGGCACAGCGCACGCGCCAGGTGGAGTTCATCACGCTGGATGGCGAGGGGCGCGGGGACCGGCTGCGCGTGCGCTTCCTCCAGCCCGCGGACGTGAAGGGCACCACCCTGCTGAGCCTCCAGGCCCCGGACGAGAAGGACGGGGACGACCAGTGGCTGTACCTGCCGTCCTTCCGCAAGACGCGCCGGGTGGGGCAGGCGGAGCTGGGGGACCGCTTCGTCGGCACCGACTTCTTCTTCGAGGACCTCAAGCGCCGGGAGGTGGAGGACTACCGCTATCGCCTGCTCGGCAGCGAGACGGTGGATGGCCAGGACTGTCACCTCATCGAAGCCGTGCCATCCGCACCCCAGGTGGTGAAGGAGTCGCCCTACGGCAAGACGCACATCTGGATGCGCAAGGACAACCTCTTCTCCGTCCGCGTGCGCGCCTTCGACAGGAAGCTCCAGCCGCTCAAGGAGATGCGGATGAGCCAGCTCCGCAAGGTCTCGGGCGCTGTGTGGCGGGCGGATGAGACGACGGTCATCGACGTCCAGCGCAAGCACCGCACCGTGCTCACGGTGGAACAGCGCCAGACGGAGTTCACCCTCGCGTCGGACACCTTCAGCCAGCACGCGCTGAGCGTCGAGTAGACGGTGCCACCCATGAGATGGCGGTTGCTGGGAGGGGCCCTGCTGCCGCTCCTGGCTCTGGCGGGCACCGCGGTGGCCGCACAGCCCCAGGTGTCGTCGCGGGTCGGGCTGGTGCGGGTGAAGGACGCCACGGGGCGCGCCTCCGAGTCCGCGCTGCGCGACACCCTTCAGCGCGCGCTGGAGCGCAGCGCGCGGTTCCAGCCGGTCGGGAAGCGGCAGCTCGCGGAGGCCGCGCGGGCCCTCCATGTCCCGGCGGGCCGCTGGGCGG containing:
- a CDS encoding N-acyl amino acid synthase FeeM domain-containing protein produces the protein MRHLVRQCLRWLPQEMQERLVRSISRIDSATLAGVSIEVAESPAELEAAARILHEGYVHRGLISPRPECVHVTPHLLLPSTVVLVAKVAGEVVGTVSLHVDSPLGLPSDKTFADVLGELRAQGRRLAEVGALCIARRHRNAGVVHLLNKMVYRTAALLGVDDMVMTVHPDVEVLYRSFLPVERVGERRRYQGLSEKALAICLRLRVKDAPREFLQRFGSRPSNANPYQFYCVREEPGFHFPAEPDFLERFQGPRARAVAHLARLRPDVIAALSPEERAHLSSVLPFALPHPVAPSRPSRSVPALAYS
- a CDS encoding outer membrane lipoprotein-sorting protein — its product is MFRSFLALLVAVVTGLGVPAHAEDEALVLMRKSDAQHRLPQERVRSRLMLQDQGGAQRTRQVEFITLDGEGRGDRLRVRFLQPADVKGTTLLSLQAPDEKDGDDQWLYLPSFRKTRRVGQAELGDRFVGTDFFFEDLKRREVEDYRYRLLGSETVDGQDCHLIEAVPSAPQVVKESPYGKTHIWMRKDNLFSVRVRAFDRKLQPLKEMRMSQLRKVSGAVWRADETTVIDVQRKHRTVLTVEQRQTEFTLASDTFSQHALSVE